Part of the Quercus robur chromosome 5, dhQueRobu3.1, whole genome shotgun sequence genome, TCCCGAGCAAATGGAAAAACACCAGCATCAATAAAGTACAGAATTTGAGCAAGCCATGATGTGGGcccaacatcaccaaaaccctcctccccaactaaaaagTCGAGCAGCAGGattttaaggggctattgtgaGGCCAGAGAATTCGTGGCCTAGGTccactctacattagggcccaaggcctaagccgaggagagctaTTGCCGAGTACGCATAACGAAAGCCTAAAAAAGGCCCAAGGATATGGTCGAGGATGATCTTATGCTCAGCatctcacaaaacgcctgaagaaaaggacaaactcagtacaggggcaggacaagggaTAAAGCTGCCAACATTGTAGTACAGAATCCTGCATCTGACAGGCTCATACTCCAAACtatgctatttaacttttccaaccaccccccaaccactctaggtatggattgacaggacaggtctgcaccccaaaaagtgaaacttacacgtggacaatAAAAGGAAAgtgaacactagtataaaaggggaagGAGGATAAAGTCCTAAGGGGGGAGAAGGGGAAGAAGACGATGCTCCTCGGATGCTGTCCGAGGACTTAAATCTTACTACCCACACCAGTGGAAGGCTTAGCTAGTTAAGCCAAGTCCTCCAATGTGTAAGCTTCTATAAAAACGACGACCAAACCGCTCACTTGTGACCAAGGTCTTGCCTTTCaagctcactctctacaaatcatattgtaagGGTCCTTTACTTACGAGTCCAATGTCTTTCATGGGTCGTTTAATAGTCGTGTCCCTACAACTATCAAATTGGTTGttactacatatttttttaattatatagaaTGATACAATTATGATTTTCAAGATGATGAGTGAATCAAAATCAAGAttaaatttattcttaaaaaaaatataatttcctaaaattaactaaattaaaaatgaacAAGTTTATTCTAGTAAATAACTGAattaaattggaaaattttgaaatgaagtccccaaaaataatctaaaaaattaataatataaataatttggaTAACACAACATTTATGTAAGAAACAACATTCGGTATACACTTGTTATTTAATCACGAAACACGAGTCATACTAAGAAGACATGTGAAAAGCCGCTTGGACCGGCTTGgtcaattaataaaatattgaaattgtGACATCATtactttttaattatataatgaTACAATTGTGATTTTTGAGATCATGAGTGAATCAAAATCGTGATTAaatttattctaaaaataaGTAGATAATATCCTTATAAAAATAGCTTAATTAAAAATGAacaagttaaaaaattttaaattaagttCCTAAAAAtcatcttaaaatgaagaatataaataatttatataacacAATATGCAAGAAACaacatttgatacacactttTTATTTAATCAACGAAATGTGAGTCATGCTAAAGAAATAACGCTTGGTCAACTAATAAAATCTTGAAACTATCACACCATTAATGCTATCAAATTTACAATTattacatcaatttttttaattatataaaatgataCAATTATGATTTTCAAGGTgacttattttgaaaaaattagacAATATACTAAAAAACTTGTCTCAAATAAAACTGTACAAGTTTGTTTTACTAAATAGCTtaattaaaatggaaaattttcaaattaaagtcCCCTAAAATCACCTCAAAACGAATAATGTGAATAATTTAGATAACACAACATTTATGCAAGAAACAACATCTGGTACACACTTATTATTGAATCGACAAGATGCAAGTCATAATAAGAAGACATGTGGAAATCACGCTTGGTCAACTAATAAAATCTTGAAATTGTTGCACGATTGATGTTATCAAATTGACAATtattacatcattttttttaattttatataatgaTACAATTCTAGTTTTTGAGATGACAAGTAAATCAAAATtgagattaaatttattataaaaagttaGATAATATCCTTAAAAACTTGGCTTAAAATAGAACTGTACAAGTTTATTCTACTAAATAGCTAAattaaattggaaaattttaaattaagttCCTAAAAATTATCTCAAAGTgaagaatataaataatttggaTAACACAACATTTATGCAAGAAAATAACATCAGGTACATACTTATTAATGAATCAATGAAATGTAAGTCATACAAGAAGACATGTGGAAATTACATATGGTCGAttgataaaatattgaaaatgtcacaccatttcaattttttaattatataaatgaTACAATTTGTATTTTCAAGGTgacttattttgaaaaattagatttaaaaacccgacttaaataaaattgtacaaGTTTATCATACTCAATAGTTGAgttaaattagaaaattttcaaattaagccCCCAAAAATCATctcaaaatgaagaatataaataatttggaTAATGCAACATGTATGCAAGAAACAACATTTGGTACACACTAGTTATTGAATCGATGAAACACAAGTCATACTAAGAAGATATGTGGAAATAACGCTTGGTCAACTGATCATGAATCTGTCACACCATTAATGCTATCAAATTGACAGTTAttacatcaattttttaattatataaaatgatacaaattttgattttcatgaTAACAAGTGAATCAAAATCGAGATTGAATTAATTCTAAAAAAGGTAGATAATATCCTTATAGACTTAGCTTAAATAAAAGTGTAcaagattattttatttaatagataaattaaattggaaaaaaattcaaattaaatccCCCAAAATGTATCTTAAAACaaacaattataaataattcaGATACACATGATTCTAAAATcaatataaagttataaaattaCCCATTTAAACTTGTtgcattaaaaaagaaaagaaaaaagaaacccataGGAATCCTAGTAGCAAGTACATAGCAATTTCCACCAAATTTCTTCACCATCATCCTTGTTATTTCCTATTTCcataagaggaaaaaagaaaaagaagtaataaGATCAATCAAAATTCCCCCCAATAATAGAAAAGACAAGAACAAGtgaacaacaaaaaagaaaaaaaaaaaaagtagtaaaagtCAATCAAACGATATACAACATGCATTGAACGTTATCCTACACTACACCCCACCGCACGAAATCCCTCCACTCCTCGCTCGTTTCTTTTCACAACCTTCAAAACACTCACAACTCCCATTCTTATTTCCTCTTTTGCTATTCtccaaatttctctctctctctacatcgATCACAACGACACACAGACTCAgactctgactctctctctctctctaaaaattagTATCGTTTCGGCGATTCGTTCCTATCTCCGATCttctccaactctctctcttcGCTCTCCCTATATTCCTAACCCTAACTCACTGAGTCTGTCAACTCGGAGAAGTACCACCACCGCCGAAAATCGaagtgaagagagagaatttcacGGATTCATTGAGCTTCAACCTTCAGCTATTTAAGGTAACGATAAGATCGTACTTTGAATTCacgctcttttttatttatttttattacttctcAATTGGCTTCGCGATCCAAATtacaatttgttttaattttttttttttttttttttttaaactttgctCTCTGTTTGGTTTCCGAGAAAATCTGAAGGAAAATCAAACCTGGTTGGTTTCGGTAAAGCAATTAAGTAGTAAACACAATTTCACTTCACTTGCTTTAATTACTGATTCCAGTTTCCATTTTCGGCCATTCATCTGCTAAATCCGGAAAATGTATcacgcatatatatatacaaatttaggtttttatttatttattgtagaaCTATTTTGCTTTTGCTGTGCATTTGATTTCTAATTGCTTATAGTGTATTGGAGATTCTATAATTATGTTGTAATCATTTGTGGTTAGGAGGTCATATTcgatgtgtttttcttttgagtgtgTTGCTTTTTGCTGTACGTTGACTGTGTGAATTGCTTTTAGGTTTCTATTTGTTTACGTAATTGTTGGTTGTTAGGGTCTTTTGATAATGCTTGAGCTGAAACCAAAAAGGTTGTACCTAGTGTACAAAGCTCTCACTTTTGCAGAGTTTGGAGAGTTGATTGGTAGGCAATCTTACCTGTAATATCATTTTTGGAGAGTCTAATTTCCAAGCTTGAACCCGCAAATCACTTGTGATAATTACCTTTGTAATAATTTGGAGAATTTGGAGGGTTTGTGGTTTTGTTAGACTGGTaatggtttgtttgtttctcttcATGATGTAGGTTTTTATTGGAACTTTGAAGGGTCTCTTTGTGGGTAGCTCCCATCATAGAAAGGTAATGTCTTGTATTCTTTAGCAAACTCTAATGTtgtgtgtttttgagtttttgaagTTTAGGTAGGAGGTTTATGTCActattttacttatcaaaaaaaaaaaaaaaaaaaggtagcaGGTGTAGAGAAGGACATTGAGGAGTGGTGATTTTTTAATCGTTGGATGTGATGTTGTTATGCAATAAGTGGTTCTGCTTTGGCTTCGGCCAGACATCATTCTACTCCATCTGTGTGTGTGAGAGGGTGCCTGGGTGTGTGCAGGGGCTttcatatacatacatacaagTTTGAAACTTGTAGAAGCAAGTGTATGTTCAAACATACAAGCAGTTGAAGAAAAGCTTAGTTGGTGTGGGAATCTTTGACTATGTGAGAAGAAAGAGGGATGGGGTTGGGGGTGGGGAGAATGGTGGAGGAGAAGTCCTGGTTTTAATGAGGATGTTTCACTGAAGATCAGTAAAGTAATGGTTGTTTATGATAAGCTGCCTGCAGGTTTTGAGCCAATAGAAactttttttggtgaaaatcCGAACTCTTGGATACAGGCTGGAGTGTTTCACAAtttattgcattttattttggaaattttttgtgGTGAAGGTGTAAGTTGGAGATGTTTTATATGACACAAAATCATCTATGCCACATTCGAATATATATAAGGGTACAATTTCAAGGTATTGAACCAAATAAAGCAGGACAAGGCAGTGtcattaacaataaaaactaaacCAAGGCTCCCACAACAGACATTGAAGGATGGCAGAGCTACATAAAAGACCAGTTTAGGCTTAACCATGTCACGTGCATACAAAATCATGAAGCCATTCAAGCCAAAAGCTTTGCTCAGTGACGTAATTCATGCAGTCAGGTTTGACAGAAGCAGGATGTTTTTGCTTGAATGAGTCAGATGTCCCAGAAGTAGGAATTTATATTCAACTGAAGATTtaaagttttggtaaaaagagTTTGGGCTTAAATTAAATTGGTGATGGGAACTGGTATTATGAAATATGTGTTAACAAGATCTAtaaggtttctttttttgtcttaatGATCTTAGATAACATACAGGGATGTACATTGGTCTATAATAAGGGAATTTTATAGCTTCATCCAAGAGTAAGGTATATGTTGGGTGGGTAGCTGCCTCATATAATATTTCTGTCCATTCTTCCCATTTTGTTGGAGAATCCCCTTTTGGCCAGTATTATTTAGTTGAAAGATATTTTCTCAGATTTCGTGATTTAGGAGTCCTTAGTTGGAGAGTTTACTTATTGTATTTTTCTCTGTATTTTAATCACATCAATTTGGTCTGGCAGTCCTTGTTCATCTATTTTTCATGAAACAGCTAACCACATGTTTCACTATTATTCTGTTTCTTTTTGTGCACAATTTTTAATTGACATTGCAGCAGAAAGACTTTAACTGATTTCAgaccttttgtgtgtgtgtgtgtgtgtgtctaggTCAAAGGTTGTTGCTGGCAATGAATCTGCAACAAGCTGTACAGCCTAAATTAGCTACTAATGGATTTGGCCGGCGAAGAGGCGAGAGAGAAGTAGGGACTAGGACGGTGAGTAAATCGCAGTTTGGAAAATCAAATCCCAGCAGATCAACAAATACAGGTAAACTTTTTAGACCTGGAGTGCATTCAGTAGTACATTACATTCTCCTTTCTCATAGTGGATGGTATAGGGGCAATGGCTGGCTACAAAATCGGCAGTAATGGGAGTCCTTCACGTGACCGGGTAGTATATGTAACAACTTGTTTCATTGGGCATCATGTGGAAGTTCAGGTGAAAGATGGGTCTATATACTCTGGAATATTTCATGCTGCTGAAAAAGATTTTGGTATGcttttttggatttgattttgttaaagAGATTATGTGTTTGACTTGTAGTGTTGTATACCAGATGTAGTTTGTAGATTCCATTAATTCTTTTCTAAAACTCTTGCAATTTGCTTTGGCAAGTGTCTTCTTTTAACATTTACTTGCTTTTAACTTTCAGGAATTGTCTTGAAAATGGCACACTTGATAAAGGATGGTTCTTTACGGGGACAGAGGGCTGCTGCAGAGTCTGTTAGCAAGGCTCCTATAAAGACTTTAATTATACAGTCCGAGGATTTTGTACAAGTTTCTGCAAAGGTTCTGCTGCATTCTTGTACTTGAAACTCTGCAGCCTTAAATGTGGTTTCTACTAAATGATTCAATAAGTTGATGTGTagttgtttttgttaaaatacttaATAATTTGTTACAATGATAGCAAGGATATGGTCTTGTTGCAGTAAAAGAGAAATATCTGTCTTGCGTTAGGTTAGTGGCtaagtttttatttatctttagCCATTAATATTTAACTGGGTTGTTTGTTGATGTTGCCAGGGGGTGGCAGTAACCAAGGAAGAGTTATCACAAGAATTCCAACGTGAAAGACAGCAGGAGCTTATGCTGGACTCCAACATATCACAATCTCGACATGTTGAGTTGGAGAGAGAACTGAAACCCTGGGTTCCTGATGAAAATTATCCACAGTGTCCTGAACTGGACAATATATTTGATGGCCAATGGAATAGGttgttataataaatatttctttACCCAAAGTTCTACAGTTCTAATAACTTCTCTACTTGAGTAGGATCACCTGTGagaacttttaaatttttattagcagcatttcttcatttgtttctgGCCCTTGAACCtcttccatttaatttctaaatGTTGGTTTGGTATATCTTTTTTTCATTGGCTTACTTTGGTTAAAAATTAGCTGTGGAAAAGTACAATTGTACCTTGATATTATTCTTTAAACATTCATTTGGTGGAATGAAGTGCACCCATTTAAATAATATCAGATGTACAGCACACATTAATACgatctctttctccctctccctctctctcacacacagaCAAACATTCATCAATCCTCCTCCATTTGTTCCCATCACTCATATAAAATCGTTACTTAACGATGTAAAGCAAAACTAATTGGTTAGCCATGCCCTTGTTGGAGGGAGCAATAGGCTCTAGGTGCTTCAAGGACCAATTTGTGTGTgcgtatatatattatattatattatacgTACATATATTGATTGTAGTCTTTCTAAAACTTATGTTTGTGTGACtgataatttttgtattatttttttcctaggGGCTGGGATCAGTTTGAAATCAATGAGACATTATTTGGAGTAAAAAGCACCTTTCACACTCTTAATACATACATGTTTTCATTTATCTATCTTCCTCCATTTGTTCCCATCACTCGTATTAAATTGTTACTTAATGATTTAAAATGAAACTAATTGGTTAGCCATGCCCTTGTTGGAGGTAGCTATAGGCTCTTGGCGCTACAAGTACCAATGTGTGTGCACACgcatgcatgtgtgtgtgtgtgttatagaTGTACATACTTATATAATTATTGAGTGTGATCTTTCTATCACTTATATTTGCGGTGACtgataatttttgtattattttcttcCTAGGGACTGGAACCAGTTTGAAACCAATGAAACATTATTTGGAGTAAAAAGCACCTTTGATGAGGAACTTTATACAACAAAACTTGAGAGAGGTCCTAAGATGGAAGAGTTGGAAAAGAAAGCCTCAAGAATTGCTAGAGAAATTGAGGGTGAGGAAACCCAAGATCTTCATTTAGCGGAGGTGAGGTTAATCTAGcataaatttctttgttttaaaacTTTTTCCTTTGTTAATCGGTCTCTCCAAATTCCTTAAATATTTCATGTTGATTTGTTCCAACAGGAGAGAGGCAGTCACTTTCATGAAGATTTTGATATTGATGAGGAGACTAAATTCTCTTCTGTCTATAGGGGTAAGGGGGTTGATGATAGTGGGTATGGAGATATTGAGAATATATTATCGGATTCACATAACACTGAAACTTTTGGTAGTTTATCCATTGAGAAAAACAATGATGGAGCTCGGTTGTCATCAAGCTTTTGCTCTAAGGTGGTTCCTTGTTATTCTCTATCAAATATAAGCTATTTTACTTGCTGTTGTAATGTGACTAAGTTTTTTGCTCATTTATACTTAATCTGATAATATTAGATCAACTATGGACTTCTTGTTGGTTAGGTGATTTCATTGGGATGTTATCAAACTGCTTATATGCTGCCTGTTTATTTTATGGGGCGGGTTATGACTTTTGAGAATCCATGTCATGATAACTCAACCTccactaaacatgaacacataCTCTCAAATGTGATTTGGACTCGTTGAACTGTTAAAGACCAAATGTAAACACCCAATGACATGAGTACTAGAGACAGAAGCCTCAAGGACTGGTTACTATAGCCCATGCCTAGCAGTTTTAGAAAGTAATAAAATTTCCTGGACTCTTAAAACTTAGTTTATCTTTTTCCTTGggataaatgataaattttatcGAAATGGAGAGacctcaagtacatggggtgcATGTGCAAAGTACTCCTAAAGAATTACATCTTAGGTGGATCTCAAACTGATGGACAGTACTTACTGAAACAAGTTCAAATCTTAGGTGCATCAttcagttttgaaaaaaaaaaaaaaaaaaaaaaaattctttagatAATGGCCAATCCTCTTATGAAGCTTGCCATATTATTGGTTTGGTGCTGTCTTGGACTCTTGGTGTTATCAAGTGTAAGGACAAGTGTGCTTGGTGAAATTGAAGCCTTGATGGCTATAATGGGAGTCTTATGCATGTAGCTTACAGATCTGTCCTTCGGAAAGGATTCAAGGGAAGCAGCAGGATGATAGGTAGCATGATAGGTTTGACTTTCTTGATCAAGTTATAACTTATGGATAGATTTTGTGCAGTTGATACTGAGTTGAGAGAGAATGATTCTTCAATATTATCTTGATCACTGTGCTACATGTGGTCTCTAGTTTGCTTTGTTTAGACAAGTGTTTGGCTGCATACGGCAACTAACGCTTGTAAGTTGTAATGGAGAACATCCAATGAGCTCT contains:
- the LOC126724984 gene encoding polyadenylate-binding protein-interacting protein 4 isoform X1, whose protein sequence is MNLQQAVQPKLATNGFGRRRGEREVGTRTVSKSQFGKSNPSRSTNTGAMAGYKIGSNGSPSRDRVVYVTTCFIGHHVEVQVKDGSIYSGIFHAAEKDFGIVLKMAHLIKDGSLRGQRAAAESVSKAPIKTLIIQSEDFVQVSAKGVAVTKEELSQEFQRERQQELMLDSNISQSRHVELERELKPWVPDENYPQCPELDNIFDGQWNRDWNQFETNETLFGVKSTFDEELYTTKLERGPKMEELEKKASRIAREIEGEETQDLHLAEERGSHFHEDFDIDEETKFSSVYRGKGVDDSGYGDIENILSDSHNTETFGSLSIEKNNDGARLSSSFCSKVDQAQSSQSSTGLDLSRTGSYDHAKQLASEFLSKSVPASDSENRIQENSISDQHGLNNNAKELAEKKTLAEDAQLSKPEDSQSSLNEKKDSSDKGGISANATSYATSCGVLSKSHEKTSYGEPSDGVASSKVHGEPQSLHSRGRPGSSASSSSDYAGGVSASSGPGLSPSSSMGSLSSEKSTLNPHAKEFKLNPNAKSFIPSQIPVRPQSPVSDGSFYFQPNVSAVPHMPGMPVGIGIGPSFPGHQPVMYPQVPPTPQPYFHANGPQYPQMLLGGHPRQVLYMQNYQHEMQYKGREY
- the LOC126724984 gene encoding polyadenylate-binding protein-interacting protein 4 isoform X2; the encoded protein is MNLQQAVQPKLATNGFGRRRGEREVGTRTVSKSQFGKSNPSRSTNTGAMAGYKIGSNGSPSRDRVVYVTTCFIGHHVEVQVKDGSIYSGIFHAAEKDFGIVLKMAHLIKDGSLRGQRAAAESVSKAPIKTLIIQSEDFVQVSAKGVAVTKEELSQEFQRERQQELMLDSNISQSRHVELERELKPWVPDENYPQCPELDNIFDGQWNRDWNQFETNETLFGVKSTFDEELYTTKLERGPKMEELEKKASRIAREIEGEETQDLHLAEERGSHFHEDFDIDEETKFSSVYRGKGVDDSGYGDIENILSDSHNTETFGSLSIEKNNDGARLSSSFCSKDQAQSSQSSTGLDLSRTGSYDHAKQLASEFLSKSVPASDSENRIQENSISDQHGLNNNAKELAEKKTLAEDAQLSKPEDSQSSLNEKKDSSDKGGISANATSYATSCGVLSKSHEKTSYGEPSDGVASSKVHGEPQSLHSRGRPGSSASSSSDYAGGVSASSGPGLSPSSSMGSLSSEKSTLNPHAKEFKLNPNAKSFIPSQIPVRPQSPVSDGSFYFQPNVSAVPHMPGMPVGIGIGPSFPGHQPVMYPQVPPTPQPYFHANGPQYPQMLLGGHPRQVLYMQNYQHEMQYKGREY